In Halobaculum limi, one DNA window encodes the following:
- a CDS encoding ferredoxin, giving the protein MRIEYDRDTCVGMFQCVAEWDAFEKDMDAGKAVLVDSEEIEDGVFSLEVPDGEELDAKFAARTCPVDAIRLYDDDGEQLI; this is encoded by the coding sequence ATGCGCATCGAGTACGACCGGGACACCTGCGTCGGGATGTTCCAGTGCGTGGCCGAGTGGGACGCCTTCGAGAAGGACATGGACGCCGGCAAGGCGGTCCTCGTCGACAGCGAGGAAATCGAGGACGGCGTGTTCTCGCTGGAAGTTCCCGACGGCGAGGAACTCGACGCGAAGTTCGCCGCCCGCACCTGCCCCGTCGACGCCATCCGCCTGTACGACGACGACGGCGAGCAACTGATCTGA
- the rpiA gene encoding ribose-5-phosphate isomerase RpiA — translation MKNTGGGETAKRAAGEAAAAEVSDGDLVGLGTGSTAAHAIRTLGDRVADGLDVEGVATSYQSRALAKDVGIPLRSLSDVARVDVAIDGADQVATDANALVKGGGAAHAREKVVASAADRFLVVADDSKLAAPLDYPVPVEVLPDAHARVERALRDVGGDPVLREAERKDGPVITDNGNLVVDCDFGGVDDPASLATALSGVAGVVEHGLFVGLADAVYVGDADGAVAVRSLK, via the coding sequence ATGAAGAACACGGGCGGCGGCGAGACGGCGAAGCGAGCGGCGGGCGAGGCGGCCGCCGCCGAGGTGAGCGACGGCGACCTCGTCGGACTGGGAACCGGGTCGACGGCGGCACACGCCATCCGAACGCTCGGCGACCGCGTCGCCGACGGCCTCGACGTCGAGGGCGTCGCCACCTCCTACCAGTCACGGGCGTTGGCGAAGGATGTGGGTATCCCCCTGCGGTCGCTGTCGGACGTGGCTCGCGTCGACGTGGCAATCGACGGGGCCGACCAGGTAGCGACGGACGCCAACGCACTCGTGAAAGGCGGCGGTGCGGCCCACGCCAGGGAGAAAGTCGTCGCGTCGGCGGCCGACCGCTTCCTCGTCGTCGCCGACGACTCGAAACTCGCCGCGCCACTCGACTACCCGGTGCCGGTCGAGGTACTGCCCGACGCACACGCACGAGTCGAGCGAGCGCTTCGCGACGTCGGCGGCGACCCGGTGCTCCGGGAGGCAGAGCGGAAAGACGGCCCCGTCATCACGGACAACGGCAACCTCGTCGTCGACTGTGACTTCGGCGGCGTCGACGACCCCGCCTCGCTGGCGACGGCGCTCTCGGGCGTCGCTGGTGTCGTGGAACACGGGCTGTTCGTCGGACTTGCGGACGCGGTGTACGTCGGCGACGCGGACGGCGCTGTCGCTGTGCGGTCGCTGAAATAA
- the samp2 gene encoding ubiquitin-like small modifier protein SAMP2: MNVTAEVVGEGTEHLSLDDDATYADVCRATGYSPHEVTVLVDGSPVPEDAPVEASEVQVIRLIKGG, encoded by the coding sequence ATGAACGTGACCGCGGAGGTCGTCGGCGAGGGGACCGAACACCTCTCGCTCGACGACGACGCCACCTACGCCGACGTGTGCCGGGCCACAGGATACTCCCCGCACGAGGTGACGGTCCTCGTCGACGGGTCGCCAGTTCCCGAGGACGCCCCTGTGGAGGCGAGCGAGGTGCAGGTGATTCGACTGATCAAGGGCGGATGA
- a CDS encoding phosphoglucomutase/phosphomannomutase family protein, which produces MDQISFGTDGWRATLDTFTDRRVRIVGQAVADTLAAAGTDRPVIVGYDARPTSEGFAESLAEVLTGNGFDVLLPERDCPTPLVAHAIVERDAAGALMLTASHNPPEYNGVKFIPDDGAPALPEVTERIVENLRDPDLAAAGTDDEGTVERVDLVTPHADHARGLVGGDLSGLTVAYDAMHGSGRGVTDALLESAGADVVRLRCERDPEFGGGAPEPAAENLEALVDQVTEGDADLGIANDGDADRLAVVTPERGYLDENLFFAATYDHLLDDDSGPAIRTVSTTFLIDRIAEAHGEEVFETAVGFKWVAQAMGEHDALMGGEESGGFSVRGHVREKDGVLMALLAAVATNEEAYDDRVDRLVDEHGRIVADKVSVDCPDSEKARVIDDLSDHIPDEVAGQEVANVVTVDGFKLLLEDGSWLLVRPSGTEPKMRVYAESSSEKRTKAILADGRDLVAPLV; this is translated from the coding sequence ATGGATCAGATCTCCTTCGGAACGGACGGGTGGCGTGCCACCCTCGACACGTTCACCGACCGCCGCGTACGCATCGTCGGCCAGGCCGTCGCCGACACCCTCGCCGCCGCCGGAACCGACCGCCCGGTCATCGTCGGCTACGACGCGCGACCCACCTCAGAGGGATTCGCGGAGTCGCTCGCGGAAGTGCTGACAGGCAACGGCTTCGATGTCCTCCTACCGGAGCGTGACTGCCCGACGCCGCTGGTCGCACACGCCATCGTCGAACGCGACGCCGCCGGGGCGCTGATGCTGACGGCCTCACACAACCCGCCCGAGTACAACGGCGTGAAGTTCATTCCCGACGACGGCGCGCCGGCGCTCCCCGAAGTGACCGAACGAATCGTCGAGAACCTCCGCGACCCCGACCTCGCGGCCGCCGGCACCGACGACGAGGGCACGGTCGAACGAGTCGACCTCGTCACCCCGCACGCCGACCACGCCCGCGGACTGGTCGGTGGCGACCTCTCGGGACTGACCGTCGCGTACGACGCGATGCACGGGAGCGGCCGCGGCGTCACCGACGCCCTCCTCGAATCCGCGGGGGCGGACGTGGTCCGTCTCCGCTGTGAACGCGACCCCGAGTTCGGCGGCGGTGCGCCCGAACCCGCGGCGGAGAACCTCGAAGCGCTGGTCGACCAGGTCACCGAGGGCGACGCAGACTTGGGCATCGCCAACGACGGCGACGCCGACCGCCTCGCGGTCGTCACGCCCGAGCGTGGCTACCTCGACGAGAACCTCTTTTTCGCCGCGACGTACGACCACCTCCTCGACGACGACTCGGGGCCGGCAATCCGCACTGTCTCGACGACGTTCCTCATCGACCGCATCGCGGAGGCACACGGTGAGGAGGTGTTCGAGACGGCGGTCGGCTTCAAGTGGGTCGCGCAGGCGATGGGCGAACACGACGCGCTGATGGGCGGCGAGGAGTCCGGCGGGTTCTCCGTGCGCGGACACGTCCGCGAAAAAGACGGCGTGTTGATGGCGTTGCTCGCGGCCGTCGCCACAAACGAGGAGGCGTACGACGACCGCGTGGACCGCCTCGTCGACGAACACGGTCGCATCGTCGCCGACAAGGTTAGCGTCGACTGCCCCGACAGCGAGAAAGCCCGCGTCATCGACGACCTCTCGGACCACATCCCCGACGAGGTGGCCGGACAGGAAGTCGCGAACGTCGTCACCGTCGACGGCTTCAAACTCCTCCTCGAAGACGGGTCGTGGCTCCTCGTGCGCCCTTCGGGCACGGAGCCGAAGATGCGCGTGTACGCCGAGTCGAGTTCCGAGAAGCGGACGAAGGCCATCCTCGCGGACGGTCGGGACCTGGTCGCACCGCTCGTCTGA
- a CDS encoding metallophosphoesterase yields MLTVISDTHGTDSHRLRGRTLEAVREADAVVHAGDFYREPVLDALFDVNDTVYAVTGNNDDGPLRERLPEARVVGYEGATIAVKHRSRSGTTGLTMLGRERDADLVVFGHSHRPEFDDSGAVPLLNPGSYAQPRGNRPAHAELVRTDDGLSGRLVTPDGEVFAEFVVPVTDD; encoded by the coding sequence ATGCTCACCGTCATCTCTGACACGCACGGGACCGACTCCCATCGGCTTCGCGGGCGGACGCTGGAGGCCGTTCGCGAGGCCGACGCGGTCGTCCACGCAGGCGACTTCTATCGCGAACCGGTGCTAGACGCCCTCTTCGACGTGAACGACACGGTGTACGCCGTCACCGGCAACAACGACGACGGCCCGCTTCGCGAGCGACTGCCCGAGGCGCGGGTCGTCGGCTACGAGGGTGCGACCATCGCCGTCAAACATCGAAGCCGAAGCGGGACGACGGGTCTCACGATGCTCGGGCGCGAACGCGACGCCGACCTCGTCGTGTTCGGCCACAGCCACCGCCCGGAGTTCGACGACTCCGGCGCGGTACCACTGCTCAACCCGGGCAGTTACGCACAGCCACGCGGCAACCGCCCGGCGCACGCGGAACTCGTCCGGACGGACGATGGACTCTCGGGGAGACTGGTCACGCCGGACGGCGAGGTGTTCGCGGAGTTCGTCGTCCCGGTCACCGACGACTGA
- a CDS encoding replication factor C small subunit produces MSEADDAEADSGDTPGREVWIEKYRPQTLEDVYGHEQIVSRLQSYIEQDDLPHLLFAGPAGVGKTTSAVAIAKSIYGDDWRTNFLELNASDQRGIDVVRDRIKNFARSSFGGHDYRIIFLDEADSLTDDAQSALRRTMEQFSDNTRFILSCNYSSKIIDPIQSRCAVFRFSPLSDAAVAAQVRDIADEQGIELTDDGLDALVYAANGDMRRAINSLQAAATTGEVVDEQAVYEITATARPEEIEAMVEDALAGDFSKSRATLDTLLTETGMAGGDIIDQLHRSVWEFGLSDREAVRLMERIGEADYRITEGANEQVQLEALLASLALADE; encoded by the coding sequence ATGAGCGAGGCCGACGACGCCGAGGCCGATTCGGGCGACACGCCCGGGCGGGAGGTTTGGATCGAGAAGTACCGCCCGCAGACGCTGGAGGACGTCTACGGACACGAACAGATCGTCTCGCGCCTGCAGAGTTACATCGAACAGGACGACCTGCCGCACCTCCTGTTTGCGGGCCCGGCGGGCGTGGGCAAGACCACCAGCGCGGTCGCCATCGCGAAGTCCATCTACGGCGACGACTGGCGGACGAACTTCCTCGAACTCAACGCCTCCGACCAGCGCGGTATCGACGTGGTCAGGGATCGAATCAAGAACTTCGCGCGGTCGTCGTTCGGCGGCCACGACTACCGGATCATCTTCCTCGACGAGGCCGACTCCCTCACCGACGACGCCCAGTCTGCCCTCCGTCGGACGATGGAGCAGTTCTCCGACAACACGCGCTTTATTCTCTCGTGTAACTACTCCTCGAAGATCATCGACCCCATCCAGTCGCGGTGTGCCGTCTTCCGCTTCTCGCCGCTGTCGGACGCGGCGGTCGCCGCGCAGGTTCGCGACATCGCCGACGAACAGGGGATCGAACTCACCGACGACGGTCTCGACGCACTGGTGTACGCCGCCAACGGCGACATGCGACGGGCGATCAACTCCCTGCAGGCGGCGGCGACGACCGGCGAGGTGGTCGACGAACAGGCCGTCTACGAGATAACGGCGACCGCTCGCCCCGAAGAGATCGAGGCGATGGTCGAGGACGCCCTCGCGGGCGACTTCTCGAAGTCGCGGGCCACGCTCGACACCCTCCTCACGGAGACCGGGATGGCCGGCGGCGACATCATCGACCAACTCCATCGCTCGGTGTGGGAGTTCGGCCTCTCGGATCGGGAGGCGGTGCGCCTGATGGAGCGTATCGGCGAGGCGGACTACCGCATCACCGAGGGTGCGAACGAGCAGGTGCAGTTGGAGGCGCTGTTGGCGTCGCTGGCGCTCGCGGACGAGTAG
- a CDS encoding lycopene cyclase domain-containing protein → MLTYLGFHVLFVLPVVALLLWRRPVLPARRRRIGRVGLVLMGTVAFCYTTPWDNYLIERGAWFYGDGRVFARVWLAPVGEYLFFVLQTVIVGLWLYCVDFDASPVDGDLDRLPRAVGALVLLALGVAGGVLVVAGAERFFYLGAILVWACPILALQWAVGGAFLLARPRPWLVGIGVPTLYLWAVDRVAIGLGIWTIADDTSTGVLLLGLPIEEAVFFVVTSALVVFGLVLFEWVLQRFDARTDADRHDPVATPGDD, encoded by the coding sequence ATGTTGACGTATCTCGGCTTTCACGTTCTGTTCGTTCTCCCGGTCGTCGCCCTGTTGCTGTGGCGGCGACCTGTGCTTCCCGCACGCCGCCGCAGAATCGGCCGGGTCGGTCTCGTGTTGATGGGGACGGTGGCGTTCTGCTACACGACTCCGTGGGACAACTATCTCATCGAACGCGGGGCGTGGTTCTACGGCGACGGCCGCGTGTTCGCGCGGGTGTGGCTCGCCCCCGTGGGTGAGTATCTCTTCTTCGTCCTCCAGACCGTCATCGTCGGTCTGTGGCTCTACTGCGTCGACTTCGACGCCTCGCCGGTCGACGGCGACCTCGACCGCCTCCCGCGCGCCGTGGGTGCCCTCGTACTGCTCGCACTCGGTGTCGCCGGTGGCGTCCTCGTCGTCGCGGGGGCCGAGCGATTCTTCTATCTCGGTGCGATTCTCGTCTGGGCGTGCCCCATCCTCGCGCTTCAGTGGGCAGTCGGCGGCGCGTTCCTGCTCGCACGACCGCGGCCGTGGCTCGTCGGTATCGGCGTCCCGACGCTGTACCTGTGGGCCGTCGACCGCGTCGCTATCGGCCTCGGCATCTGGACAATCGCCGACGACACGTCGACCGGTGTGCTGCTGCTCGGACTGCCTATCGAGGAGGCGGTGTTCTTCGTCGTGACGAGTGCGCTCGTCGTGTTCGGCCTCGTCCTCTTCGAGTGGGTGCTCCAGCGATTCGACGCGCGCACGGACGCCGACCGACACGACCCAGTCGCCACACCAGGTGACGATTGA
- the larB gene encoding nickel pincer cofactor biosynthesis protein LarB: protein MRETLEALADGDLTPAQAEARLRGYATTEAGRFDAARERRRGIPEGILAEGKTPAEVAAMADAAVDSTGRALVTRADDETAEQVRAYLDQEHPDATVDRDARARTVVAHAADYDSPQVDADVVVVSGGTADAPAAREAAVVAREGGARVELVEDVGVANLTRVLDEVETLREADVVVAVAGREAALPPVVAGLVDAPVIGVPTSTGYGVGGDGLAALYGLLQSCTVLSVVNVDAGFVAGTQAALIARGVGGRRDARDT from the coding sequence ATGCGCGAAACCCTGGAAGCCCTCGCAGACGGCGACCTCACGCCCGCACAGGCGGAGGCACGCCTCCGCGGCTACGCGACGACAGAGGCCGGACGGTTCGACGCCGCCCGTGAACGCCGACGCGGCATCCCTGAGGGTATCCTCGCGGAGGGAAAGACGCCCGCCGAAGTGGCGGCGATGGCCGACGCCGCCGTCGACTCGACGGGGCGCGCACTCGTCACCCGCGCGGACGACGAGACGGCCGAACAGGTCCGCGCGTATCTCGACCAAGAACACCCCGACGCGACCGTCGACAGAGACGCACGCGCCCGAACCGTCGTCGCTCACGCCGCCGACTACGACTCCCCGCAGGTCGACGCCGACGTGGTCGTCGTCTCCGGCGGAACTGCCGACGCACCGGCCGCACGCGAGGCGGCCGTCGTCGCTCGCGAGGGTGGCGCTCGCGTCGAACTCGTCGAAGACGTCGGCGTGGCGAACCTCACGCGCGTCCTCGACGAGGTGGAGACGTTGCGCGAGGCCGACGTCGTCGTCGCTGTCGCGGGTCGAGAGGCGGCGCTCCCGCCGGTCGTCGCCGGTCTCGTCGACGCGCCGGTCATCGGCGTACCGACCTCCACGGGGTACGGTGTCGGCGGCGACGGCCTCGCAGCGCTGTACGGCCTACTGCAGTCGTGTACGGTCCTGTCCGTCGTCAACGTCGACGCCGGGTTTGTCGCTGGAACGCAGGCAGCACTGATCGCTCGTGGAGTTGGTGGCCGCCGTGATGCACGTGATACCTAA
- a CDS encoding GIY-YIG nuclease family protein, translated as MTGASDRVDGVSVPPADHYVYVLACADDSLYTGYTTDVSRRVAEHDAGEGAKYTRGRTPVTLVYVEAFDSRSAAMSREYEVKQFSRARKERLVE; from the coding sequence GTGACAGGCGCGAGCGACCGCGTCGACGGTGTCTCTGTCCCGCCCGCCGACCACTACGTGTACGTCCTCGCGTGTGCCGACGACTCGCTGTACACCGGCTACACGACCGACGTATCCCGCCGCGTCGCCGAACACGACGCGGGCGAGGGCGCGAAGTACACCCGCGGGCGAACGCCGGTGACCTTGGTGTACGTCGAGGCGTTCGACTCGCGGTCGGCGGCGATGTCCCGCGAGTACGAGGTCAAACAGTTCTCGCGGGCGCGAAAGGAGCGACTCGTCGAGTGA
- a CDS encoding DUF7563 family protein: MPRCDHCGSHVSDRFARVFSDEHGRLNACPSCSANAGIAEAARERTRADD, encoded by the coding sequence ATGCCACGCTGCGACCACTGCGGGTCGCACGTATCCGACCGCTTCGCTCGCGTGTTCAGCGACGAACACGGGCGACTCAATGCGTGCCCGTCGTGCTCAGCTAACGCGGGTATCGCGGAAGCGGCACGAGAGCGGACCCGCGCTGACGATTGA
- a CDS encoding DUF1931 family protein, which translates to MADLIVKAAVKEYLEEKNVASDFYDALDEEVAELLEDAARRAEENDRKTVQPRDL; encoded by the coding sequence ATGGCAGACCTCATCGTCAAGGCAGCCGTCAAGGAGTACCTCGAGGAGAAGAACGTCGCGTCCGATTTCTACGACGCGCTCGACGAGGAAGTTGCTGAGCTGCTCGAGGACGCCGCCCGGCGTGCCGAGGAGAACGACCGAAAGACGGTTCAGCCGCGCGACCTGTAA
- a CDS encoding Brp/Blh family beta-carotene 15,15'-dioxygenase: MAVTEYLSPSLSAALDRWGIRASWVALAVALPFGLVASSLPPALRYAPFLVSVVVFGLPHGAVDHLVPARLSAVGLVRSVGVVVAVYGVLGVGYGLWWMLAPVSAFVFFILLTWAHWGQGDVYALLVLADADHLRTRAERVLTLVVRGGLPMLVPLVGHPDEYRRVAAALVGLFATDATALDPFFTPTARAAVAVGFGAVTLASLALGARHVRSDDADRHPWLVDCGETLGLWAYFLIVPPILAIGVYFCLWHATRHIARLELLDSGAREALAAGDLTKTLRRFARDATPATIGGLVVVAGVWALAPRPSAGPEGLLAVYLVAIAVMTLPHVAVVTWMDLRQGVW, from the coding sequence ATGGCGGTGACGGAGTACCTCTCGCCGTCACTCTCGGCAGCACTCGACCGCTGGGGGATACGGGCGTCGTGGGTCGCACTCGCGGTCGCACTGCCGTTCGGCCTCGTCGCGTCGTCGCTCCCGCCCGCGCTCCGGTACGCGCCGTTTCTCGTCTCGGTGGTCGTCTTCGGCCTCCCGCACGGGGCCGTCGACCACCTCGTTCCGGCACGGCTCTCGGCGGTCGGACTCGTTCGGTCGGTCGGTGTCGTCGTCGCAGTGTACGGCGTGCTCGGCGTCGGCTACGGGCTGTGGTGGATGCTCGCACCCGTCTCGGCGTTCGTGTTCTTCATCCTCCTTACCTGGGCCCACTGGGGACAAGGCGACGTGTACGCTCTGCTCGTGTTGGCCGACGCCGACCACCTTCGCACGCGTGCAGAGCGGGTGCTGACGCTGGTCGTCCGCGGCGGTCTCCCGATGCTCGTCCCGTTGGTCGGCCACCCCGACGAGTACCGACGGGTCGCGGCGGCGCTCGTCGGCTTGTTCGCTACCGACGCGACCGCGCTCGACCCGTTCTTCACCCCGACCGCCCGCGCCGCCGTCGCCGTCGGTTTCGGGGCGGTGACGCTCGCGTCGTTGGCGCTGGGCGCGCGTCACGTCCGCAGCGACGATGCCGACCGCCACCCGTGGCTCGTCGACTGCGGCGAGACGCTCGGCCTGTGGGCGTACTTCCTCATCGTGCCGCCAATACTCGCCATCGGCGTCTACTTCTGCCTGTGGCACGCGACCCGCCACATCGCCCGACTGGAACTGCTCGACTCGGGCGCACGCGAGGCGCTCGCAGCGGGTGACCTCACGAAGACGCTCCGGCGGTTCGCCCGCGACGCCACGCCCGCGACGATCGGTGGCCTCGTCGTCGTCGCCGGCGTGTGGGCGCTCGCGCCGCGTCCATCTGCCGGCCCGGAGGGACTACTGGCGGTGTACCTCGTCGCCATCGCGGTGATGACGCTCCCGCACGTCGCCGTCGTCACGTGGATGGATCTGCGGCAGGGCGTGTGGTGA
- a CDS encoding cation diffusion facilitator family transporter has protein sequence MAGGSRSVVIAALIANGAIAVLKFFGFLLTGSPSMLSETYHSISDTGNQVFLLIGIRYSEQEASRAHPFGYGKAQFFYAFLVAVLLFGIAGWESLKHGYEAIMHPTHGGERADVILAGVNFTELVPVDPFWINVVVLVGAILFETYAFVKANAELQRQIETYGWSGLREAFSKTSDVTTLTAFTEDAIALGGAAIALVGISLARFLQMPIFDAIASVVIGLLLMGFAVALAWENKRLILGESLPADVEASLREAITTHDGVAHIDGFRTVFVGPGEVLVTADVSFDDALDTNGLDDDITQIEERLRSIDDRVRMVYIEPEA, from the coding sequence ATGGCTGGAGGAAGCAGGTCGGTCGTGATCGCGGCGCTCATCGCCAACGGCGCCATCGCGGTGCTGAAGTTCTTCGGCTTCCTGCTGACTGGGTCGCCGTCGATGCTCTCGGAGACGTACCACTCTATCTCCGACACCGGGAACCAGGTGTTCCTGCTCATCGGCATCCGCTACTCCGAGCAGGAGGCGAGCAGAGCACACCCGTTCGGCTACGGGAAGGCGCAGTTCTTCTACGCGTTCCTCGTCGCCGTCCTCCTGTTCGGCATCGCCGGGTGGGAGTCGCTCAAACACGGCTACGAGGCCATTATGCACCCCACGCACGGCGGCGAACGCGCCGACGTGATCCTCGCGGGCGTCAACTTCACCGAACTCGTCCCCGTCGACCCGTTCTGGATCAACGTCGTGGTCCTCGTCGGTGCGATTCTGTTCGAGACGTACGCGTTCGTGAAGGCGAACGCGGAGTTGCAGCGACAGATCGAGACGTACGGCTGGTCGGGGCTCCGTGAAGCGTTCTCGAAGACGAGCGACGTGACGACGCTCACAGCGTTCACCGAGGACGCAATCGCACTCGGCGGCGCGGCCATCGCCCTTGTCGGCATCTCGCTGGCGCGGTTCCTCCAGATGCCCATCTTCGACGCCATCGCCAGCGTCGTCATCGGCCTGTTGCTGATGGGGTTCGCGGTCGCGCTAGCGTGGGAGAACAAGCGCCTCATCCTCGGCGAGTCGCTCCCCGCCGACGTGGAGGCGTCGCTTCGGGAGGCGATCACCACCCACGACGGCGTCGCCCACATCGACGGCTTCCGCACCGTCTTCGTCGGCCCGGGTGAGGTGCTCGTCACCGCCGACGTGAGCTTCGACGACGCCCTCGACACGAACGGTCTCGACGACGACATCACGCAGATCGAAGAGCGACTCCGCAGTATCGACGACCGCGTGCGAATGGTCTACATCGAACCCGAGGCGTAA
- a CDS encoding GNAT family N-acetyltransferase, with the protein MSDAGVEIRPATAAETDAVRHLLDAAVLTVPEDLSARVAAGDCLLAVDSGRAVGTLVLDENCIDAVAVNRSRRVEGIGRQLVEAAAAQTDDPLTATFRPQVRPFYEALGFAIDPVEGDDGRFRGRLDGDPTK; encoded by the coding sequence ATGAGCGACGCTGGCGTCGAGATTCGACCTGCGACCGCCGCCGAGACGGACGCGGTCAGACACCTCCTCGACGCCGCGGTGTTGACCGTGCCGGAAGACCTCTCGGCCCGCGTCGCCGCCGGCGACTGTCTCCTCGCGGTCGATAGCGGACGGGCCGTCGGGACACTCGTCCTCGACGAGAACTGTATCGACGCAGTCGCCGTGAACCGCTCGCGGCGTGTGGAGGGAATCGGCCGCCAGTTGGTCGAAGCCGCGGCCGCCCAAACGGACGACCCGCTCACAGCGACGTTCCGGCCGCAGGTGCGGCCGTTCTACGAGGCGCTGGGGTTTGCTATCGACCCGGTCGAGGGCGACGACGGCCGGTTCCGGGGGCGACTGGACGGCGACCCGACGAAGTGA
- a CDS encoding bacteriorhodopsin gives MATPTAGLESISLWIGTIGMTLGTLYFIAQGWSVRDPEQQEYYIITIFIPAIAAASYFAMATGFGLIEVPVQGLETLDIYWARYADWLFTTPLLLLDLALLAGADRNTIATLIGLDVFMIVTGLVGALAREGQAIRIAWWAISTGAFIVLLYYLLGTMSEQASKMSGERAALFSQLRNLVLVLWSLYPVVWIIGTESGLALIPLPVETAAFAVLDLAAKVGFGFILLRSRSVLSGSGATTAQTAD, from the coding sequence ATGGCAACACCAACCGCAGGGCTGGAATCGATCAGCCTCTGGATCGGAACGATCGGGATGACGCTCGGCACCCTGTACTTCATCGCACAGGGTTGGTCGGTACGTGATCCGGAACAACAGGAGTACTACATCATCACCATCTTCATCCCTGCTATCGCGGCGGCGTCATACTTCGCGATGGCGACAGGGTTCGGCCTCATCGAAGTGCCCGTCCAAGGTCTCGAGACACTCGACATCTATTGGGCGCGGTACGCTGACTGGCTGTTCACCACACCACTGCTTCTGCTCGACCTCGCGCTGTTAGCGGGAGCAGATCGAAACACCATCGCGACGCTGATCGGCCTCGACGTGTTTATGATCGTCACCGGCCTCGTCGGTGCACTGGCGCGTGAGGGGCAGGCCATCCGCATCGCGTGGTGGGCCATCTCCACGGGCGCGTTCATCGTCCTGCTGTACTACCTGCTCGGCACGATGTCCGAACAGGCCAGCAAGATGTCGGGCGAACGGGCGGCGCTGTTCAGTCAACTCCGCAACCTCGTGTTGGTGCTGTGGTCGCTGTACCCCGTCGTCTGGATCATCGGCACTGAGAGTGGCCTGGCGCTCATCCCGCTGCCCGTCGAGACGGCCGCGTTCGCGGTGCTCGACCTCGCGGCGAAGGTCGGCTTCGGGTTCATTCTGCTTCGCAGTCGGAGCGTCCTGAGCGGTTCGGGCGCGACGACCGCGCAGACCGCAGACTGA
- a CDS encoding NADPH-dependent FMN reductase → MSERPLVVAVNGSRRDGSYGRATLEYALDAAADYGVETEFINLGDPALDVPLYHPDVDAEDAGDVADLLATMRRADGVLVCSPVYHGSYSSAFRSFHDWCSFDEYEDTVVGLFAVAGGGSYGGTLEHMRSTIRGVHGWVAPLQVGIRGARNKFEPWDGERPSADAIGSGARYEFVDDSLRERTEKLGRRIAHYAGHKDEFLDVPE, encoded by the coding sequence ATGTCTGAGAGGCCCCTCGTCGTCGCGGTGAACGGATCGCGGCGCGACGGGAGTTACGGCCGTGCGACGCTAGAGTACGCCCTCGACGCCGCCGCCGACTACGGCGTTGAGACGGAGTTTATCAACCTCGGTGACCCGGCGCTCGACGTTCCGCTGTACCACCCGGACGTCGACGCCGAAGACGCCGGCGACGTGGCCGACCTCCTCGCGACGATGCGTCGTGCCGACGGCGTCCTCGTCTGCTCACCCGTGTACCACGGGTCGTACTCGTCAGCGTTCCGTTCGTTCCACGACTGGTGCAGTTTCGACGAGTACGAAGACACCGTCGTCGGCCTGTTCGCCGTCGCCGGCGGTGGCTCCTACGGCGGGACGCTCGAACACATGCGGTCGACCATCCGCGGCGTCCACGGCTGGGTCGCTCCCCTCCAAGTCGGTATCCGCGGCGCGCGCAACAAGTTCGAACCGTGGGATGGCGAGCGACCGTCCGCGGACGCCATCGGGTCGGGTGCACGCTACGAGTTCGTCGACGACAGTCTCCGTGAGCGAACGGAGAAACTCGGCCGGCGCATCGCCCACTACGCCGGTCACAAAGACGAGTTCCTCGACGTTCCCGAGTGA